Part of the Tenebrio molitor chromosome 4, icTenMoli1.1, whole genome shotgun sequence genome, GATTGCAACACCGACTGAACCGCCGAAACCAGCGACTATCTTATCCCCACAAAGTGAAAAAACCACAATATCCAGTCAAGATGCACCCGATTTCGGCGGAACACTGCAACGCCGCTGACACTTCCAGATCACACACTCGAGACTTGACTCGGGGGCACTGCACACGGGACGCGTATTTTTCGGGGGAGGAGGTCCTTTCGATGGGTTTCTGAGCGATTTTCCGTGCGCTTTTCACGACATTCCGACACACAACAACCAGCACGGCCCGCTTTGATACAGCATCGCTGAGCGCACTGAACCCGACGGTAGTCTTCGCAAAGCCGTGTTCACACTGGAGAAATGGTGGCGCGCACCAGTTTGAACTCTGCCGGTGGTATCGATTGCGACGGTGAGAGTGCGCACCGACTTCCAATTCCTAATCGCTTTCCCGGATTATGTTTGTTGTGGAAAATCGGACTTCGGGACGGGGATCGCGATCGCCGAAAAAGCAGGAGCGCTAACTGCACCGGAATTTCCTCGGGGGATGATAGATGGGGCTGTCTGTGTCCAGGGGTGGCGAAGTCTTGTCTTGATAATACCGTCGCACGATGAAAAAGCTACCACagttaaaaaatcaaagaaatgtAGTAGAAATGTAATTCCTATAGTAGGTATTATCTACTACGTTAATCACGTTTTGTAACTCGAGTAATTCACAAACAAGTCATGCTCAGGGGCGTAGTAGTCCATAATGAGGTGGGGGGAGCTTAAAAAGTGCTGTTTCAGGGagttttccaaaaatatagaaaatcgATACAGTTTCAATCGAATTAGTAAATTACGGTCGATATGAAAAGAAATTGTCTAAATTTCAACAATGAAAGATGAAAAAACACAAGAACATGTTAACACAACCATATCTGGTGTACTTATGTTTGCAAAATGATGTAAACAATATCGATCAAGACATCAAAACATTGTAAACTTAACAAACATTTGTATTAAACGAAAACGAATATGGTATTATACCTACCTAAGTACTACCTACCTATATCTTTCATGAATATGCTGAAGGGAATACTAGAACTTGTTTTAAAGAGTAATAGCAGagataacaagtgttcaattgaattattcatcaagttggctatgactgtattttttaagagacaacaacatcgtaaattaagttggttagacaaagatagcgacaaaaatcaaagccaatttgatgaacttttcaattgaacacatgtTATAATAGAGAAGTGAAGACTTTATCTGTTTATTTCGATGTGGCTAATTGACATTTGAAGATTGAAAGCATAGTTTATTCTGTTTTTGCTGTGAAATCTTCTCTCGCGATAACAACCAAACCAGAAGCTCAAATTCGCTACCAAATTTTAATAAGTTGAAATCGAAGGTCGTGAGTCTTCAAGTCTCAGGGTTGGAGAAGTCTTTGGTGAATGGTATTGTACTCTACGCAAATCATTCTTTGTGGTGTTCACACTTTCACTAGAATATCCcgtgttacattttttgacacattAAAGAAATTGTACTCAGTATCAACGCGGTAAGGGAACTTCTGATAAAAATATTACTCAAAATTCTCAACACATTCTTTGTGAAAGACAATATTACACTTACACAGAAGAAGATCTGTTCGAATTTTATTAGgtaatacatatacatatgtaaTTTCTCGTTTCCGTGTTGTTTCTtaagttaaaatgaaattcaaaAGTATTTGCAAACAGCTGGGATATTAATTATATTGTTATTCTCTTTTatgttgttgttatttttaccAACGGGGATGGGAGTGTCTAAATACAGATGCGAAGTGGTCTTACTGCATCACTGGGTACTGCTATCATGTTTTTTAGATGAATGCTATAAAACATGGATTGCTGGTTGTTGTTAAATTACAACCAAGGTGAAATATGCAGCACAAAAACGGATAGTTTGGTAATAAAATAAGTCTAATGGTTTTTGTGAACTGTACTCGTCTTCACGCAAATGGAAGAGTGAATctgaaacaaaattgattcaacatttgtCAATGATTCAGCACCCCAAAAGACTAACGTCACGAAACTTATCCGAGGGGATAATCGCTAATCGCATTAGCACTAAACTTGAAATTTTCTAAACTATTAGGAAAATGTTCTCACAAAGACAATAAAAACCACGTATTATACATACAATGTTTCCAAGCATCACAGAGTGCATAATAAAAAGTCGAGAAAAAAGCAAGTGCGGAGTTGCATCGTCccatcaaaacaaaaaaagtactCTTTTTAGTCATTAGTTTGTATGCTTTCGCTCTCATTCAATAATTGTTATGTCATTtctctaattattattatacaccCTCTTCGTGTCCCTCTATTATTATGCAATCTATTTTCCAAGAGAGGAGAGGCATATTGCAACAACGCTTTCCCGCTCCTCCGTGATCGTAGGTGTGCATGTGAACAAAAATGTCAACAAAAGAGACTCCTTCCACAAAACTGAAATGACCGTCGTGACATCAACAACGGAATCATTTGTATTCCGGTGGTGTTGTTGTTTTTACGAGAAATCACGTACATGAATAAAATTGCATCggatttattattgttgttattattattactgcgCAAAGTCACCACAACATATCTATTGCAATTATCAACACGTGCTTACTTccaagaaattaattttaacgaGACGGTGACTTTAATAGACATTTAACACGGTGACGcgttcattttcttttaccgTTTCTTATATTGTTAGTCCGATACAAAGGGGAAAAACAGGTGTTTTGTAAATTCACGTAGATTTTCCTGTTGTTCGACAAGATGGTGCACGATCTCATACAGTACGATCCGTCAggaattttaatgtttcatcTCACTCTTTTCacttttcttctcttttttttaaattaataacaataatatttttggtgttggatttttttccaatagTAGAATTATTGATCAGTTTTGAATTTCTTCGGTAAGCGAGACATCGCAGTTGCTTATTATCTCATTTATTAGAGAAAAGcgaaaaacataaacaaagaGTAATTTGCTCAATGATTGGAACATCGCGTCTTAGTTGACTACACTGATGGAGACcgtgaaaaattgtaaattgagTTTTTAGAATCCTGTGTTCTTTATAATTTAATCACTGCTTAGCTTCTCTTCTGGTCAAAGAATGTCGATAGAAATTACGACCGTACTTACCTATTTCAGTGCAGCTCTCAACATTTCCATTTATTTAAGCATTTCACGTAACATGCTCTGTCAGATAATGTTAGACAGGTTTTcgttacatttttaaacaataattgcaAATAAGAATTTGAACGTGAGACGTTGGGTCGTATAGGCAAACCAACATACAGATACAATGCCGAACAGATGACTATTCCCTTCAcctgtcaaatttgaattttaaaccaatcgtaaattaagtaattatgactattgaaattgaaaatcacCAGTCACACATTATTacatcgataaatgccgtctTCTTGTTTTGTTACTTTGCAATAACAGGAAAACTGCATGAATGAATTTAAGTTACCTTGTATTTTGCGTTTGTTTTAAATCTCGTTCAAGAAATAAtctattcaaatttttattttaatgcaaGTAAGTTTTGTTACTTTAAGTAACAACATTGGAACTAACTAGGATTAGGCAGGGTATACCGATCAGTTGatgattagtgattactgATTACTATATATGCGCTGTGCAGCTGGTTCCCGTGTTATTGATAAGTAACATAccttttttttcgtaaaataaaagtttatcGATAAGGTCTTGGGGTATTTTACACTTGAATAATTGACaatttaatctttttttaTCTTTCTTAAAACAGTTTTTGGTGTTATTCATCGAAAACACTGTTAGTTAAATATTTCTcctttcaatattttttttcttgtacccatcttttgtttttggttatcgtttttcaacattatttaatattacaacTGTTCGTGAGGCTGCTGAATAAATATGAATTACCAGTTCCACTAGACACGCAAAATGATACTTTTTAGTGATCTACctgtattttcaaaaatgtaatacaaaGTCAATCAAAATAATACAACACAATTGTGatgcaaaacaataaaaaaaattatcattacATTTGGCACCTCTACAAAGTCTTAGGGTAGGTGGATATAATACTAAATTGAAACTGTGcaagttaaaataaaagtgcACTGAGGGAATAATTGTTAGTATTCGACAAGCACCAAATcatataattaaattactgTTTGATACTATTAAATTGTGGTGGGCGTCTACCAAATAAATAGATCGATAATGAGTAAATTGTTATTCGTACATTACTGCCCGAATTACGCCCATCTACAATTTAAATACTCTACTGATACAAGAACCGACACCTTACAAATAAACTAGCACACGTTTCATTAGATATGGCTACATAATTGGTCCTCCCCTAACAAACAttgtaatataattttaatcCGTTAACACATACTAAACAACGTGacatataataatttaataaagaaaatgtcCTTTGCTAATTTAAAATGGAAGCATGTACCGCGCTACACAAAAAATCACACCACAAATCTAGTGGTCTTTTTTCGATGGTGCGGCATTCGAGATATGTTAaaaactactttttttttaagaagagCGCTCAGTACAACTGATAGAGAGAACAAATCGTACTGCGGTGTAGTTCATCATGTTTTGTATAAATACGTCGAGCCCTGCGTGAATAAATATCCATTCTGAAGATTAGACTTTGTcgcattttttacattaaacttTACAAATAACCTCTAACACTATCACAAAGAGTGGTGCACGTTGCCAGCCAGATCGATCTCGATTCTCGGGAGTAGAACAGTCAGGTTGTCGTTAAACAGGAACCGGTTCGTTAGTAGCTGACAGAGCCATCTTCGAGAGGGTTGATAGGCTACGCCTAGGAAAACCGCCCCCGCTACCGCCTTCGGAAAATATCTTTCGAAAACTGAAACCGTGCAAGTCCGTTTTCTTATCACCAATCGTCGATTCGGATGCGATACTTACAACTTCCGTATCCCCGACTCGGAACACTTCTTCCACGGAGCGTCGTCCGGTTCATACGGGAGGGGGCCCTGCACCGGGGCGTCCTCGTCCACCGGTCTAAAATTCACAGGTGCTATAGTGCGACCGATAAATTTGAAAGGCGGTTGGTTGTGAAGAATCAAAAGTGGTTCGTAGATTGACTCGCACGACAGTTTGTGTCAAACTAATATGcgacttgtttttttttttgcaaatttaaaatcaatctGACCGTACGAAtcaatttatgaaataactTTTGTTTTCCACGGTCAAccaaagaaatgaaaaaaaaactcactgttttgaacttaaaatattatcacatgcattttcgattttttccaTAAACGGAAAAAGTTTCGCAATTCTAGAagaaatcataaaaaaataatcaaagaaactaaaaaaaaaaaatcagtctaATATTTACGTTTCGGATTTGTTTTTGGGTCGGTAAGTTTCGAGTTCATCTTCAAGATCGCTGACGCGGGCTTTTAGTTCGTTCCGTTCGTGCAGAATGTCCTTGAGTTCTTGAGTAGTGAAACGAGGTCGATTGGGGTCGTCTAAATCGTAGACGGCTTTATTACTTGGAATGGGTGGGTCGCACTGAAGACATTTCTCATTAGCtcaatgtaaaaaataaatctttagtgacagattttatatttaaaaagagGCCACGGTGCGGATCCGGgccgaatttttatttatcattatatAAATAATGAAGCTATGAAGTGTTGAAGTTAAAAACGGATCGCGATTTCCCCAGCGATCACCCTTCCAATTACCGACTGCGTCCGATGATGCTTAATagtaaataattgttaatacatatattaatattaattatctgttttgaaaaatatactaTTAGTGATAAGATGATTGCAGTCTTTTTATATTTGCTGATGTCCTTCGTCCTTGAGTCTGTATTGTTGTACAATGTGTCAAAACCACAATTAGCGCCACCTGTACTGGTACAAATATATTTATGATATGAACCTTGGTCAAATCCTCGTTTTCTTTCTGCGCGAGCCCTAGTCGTTGCCTCAGCCCCATGATGTCCCTCTGTTGGTCCTGGAGTTGTACCAGAAAGTCGGCCCTCTCTTCGCACAACGTTCTCACTTGGCTCTGGAACAGTTTGTGTTTTCGGCGCAATTCTCGACTTGTCGAATTGAGACGTTCCACTTGCGATTTCAAATTATCTATGTCGCAACATTTGTCTTGCAACAATTTGTCCTTAATTCTGATCTCATCTCTCTGCTTCTCCACACTGTCTTTGAGTTTCTGAAGCACGTCTCCATTGCCGTGCTGAAGCGTCGGCGACAACGGCTGATGGCTGGGACTAGCATCCTTGGCTAGTCTTCTGTTCTCTTCCTGCAGACGCGACACGACGGCCAACAGTTCTTTGGTTTCCGCGCGCCACTGTTCCTCGATGACTTCCAATTCCTTCATTTCAAACAAGTCAGTAATATAAGGGACGCTCTATGCTCACTCACCTTTTCGAACTTCTGTCGGTATTCGGCCTTTTCCAGCTTGTCATTTTCCAGTTGGGATATCTTTGACCTGAGGTCGTTCAGTTGTGTGTTTTCCCGTTCGTTTCGCGTTGCCAGATTTTCGAGTAGCTCCAAGGCGCTGATCACTTTCGGCATCAAAGAAGTCACAGCATCTGCCCCGTATTGATCGATGATTTTCTCGCATTCTTTGCCGATGTCTGAAGCAATGTCGTACACATCCACCACTGTAATTTCGCCCCCTAGATCGTTATCCTCCTCCATCTTGTCCGGAATGATGTGGTACTTAATGCGGGGCATCAAAggacaattattttaatcacaCCTTTTTAAACTTGTCTGAATCACCATCTCAAAACACGCTTCTTATTGATCCTTTCATCCTTTCTTTCCACTCTTAAAactgacagctgtcaaatgcCAGAATGCCACACCACATTAAAACTACTTGTTACATAAGTACACATGAACTACTCAGCTATGCTACAACCAGCAATCCAGCATTCAAATTACTTTGTAATCATCTaaggatttgaatccgtatgtcttttgcgtTTGATATGTCGAGAAttcgagatctaacctgtgtttcaagctgtttttattggagcgtggagttcaagtaacgacatacgatttcggattcatggattaCAAATTACTAGTCTcgatggtacaatcatttataatgatcctGCCAAcgtgaaaatgtttatttgagaTTCTCAAAATAAATCCGGTGATTCCCGGGTGAAGTTGGGCTACTCTAGAGAtgctgaaaaaaattgtggtaaTGCGAGGGCATCACTTTGTCCTAAAAAGCCATAAAGGAGTAAGCACAACATAACAGTTGTGAACGAACAACTAAAAAGCACAGAACACATCTAAAAAGTAGAGAGAGTTATGGAACCGAAGGACCGGCAGACCGAAAAAGTTTGGGAATCAGTGGTTTCGTTTTCTACCTGTCCAGTTTTTCATTACCTACGTTATTTTctccacaatttttccatTGAAAAGGTTTAATTTGTAAACTAGTTGGCTACAAACAaaagctaatttttttttacgtgttgtaattttgacattttttcgaCAAGATTTATAATAGTATCCACTTACTAGGATTGTGTTTGTGTTTGAAGAAATATAATATACCTATtacctatttatttaaatatctaATTACAAGACGCAACTATGACATACAGTGATGCCAACATGATGGCAAACGAGTAACCAAATTCCTAAAAGGATAAGGTAGGTGCGCTATCTAGCCACCACGGTTAACGGTCTCTAATTTTCCAACCAATGAAAAGTGGCCAggtgaaaacaaaacaagTGATGTACGTGTCGTAAGTTtgagtttttatttatcgCCCGTTTATCTTTCCCACATTCCGACGTGTCGATCCAATGAATTCGAGTTGAAATCCAAATAATGTATTTGTGGAGTTACTTTTTAGGCTCGATCGTGATCCTCTCCACCCTGACAAACCCCGGAGAGGCGTGCAGAGGTTGCGTCTCCCTCGACGAGTACAACTTCGACAAGATAATTTCCAGATTCGACGCCGTTCTCATCAAATTCGACGTAGCCTACCCTTATGGAGAGAAACACGACGTCTTTACGAAGCTCGCTGAGGAAGTGGCCAAGAGCTCAGACCTCATCTTGGCCGAGGTGGGTGTCAAGGACTATGGCGACAAAGAGAACGAACCCCTAGCCCTCAAGTATGGCATCACCAAAGATGACCTCCCTGCAGTGCGCCTCTTCCTCAAAGACAAACCCCACGTGGAGTTTTCCAAGACGGCGGAATGGACGCTGGATAACTTGCGCAACTTGATCAAGGACAACACTGATATCTACATTGGACTTCCTGGATGTTTGGAAAAGTTTGACAAACTAGCTTTAGAGTTTATCAACTCGGACAACAAGCAGAAGAAGCTGGAGGAGGCGGAGCAGGTTGCAGGTGTGGCAGATCAAGATGACAAGAGCACAGCTAATGTGTATGTCAAGTTCATGAAGAAGATCGTCGAGGTCGGGACTAGTTTTGTCACCCAAGAATTTGGACGCTTGAGCAAGATTTTGAAAGAGGGGAAAGTGActgataagaaaaaaattgagcTGGGCAACAGGTTGAATATTTTGCGGTCGTTTTCCTTACCAAAAGATGAGCTGTGAGATGTTTTTTCACTGATTTTCTACCAAATTGGAAGTGAACATTccaacaatttttgtaatgtttaCTCTTGTATGTATTTGtgttttcgtaaaaaataaagtcaagaAGTCAGTATCTACCaaagtttcattttaaattaatccaACTCTAATTACCTAGTTAGTTTTCAAaagtcatttaaaataatatttaagaAACAGCACGAAGAAGTCACAGAATAGATAATATCAACGTCAGTTTGAACAGTATCGATTGGTAGCTTCGAAATTGGGATCGATTGTTATGAAGAcgttaaatttcataaaaagatttgtgtatgtatttatttgacTAAAAAAGACTACAACATGatcgatcaattaaaaaataaatcgagtcggcgtgttacctatggcaacccatgctatagcctaggctccaaagcaaactcgatttattttttaaatgatcgctcggtataattAAAATAGTTTTGTCCTATCTTGTTTAttgtaaaagtttaaaaaagtttcaaactgcaaatattattacataaatcgtcaaaaataaattattaaatatctaATCTTGACAGAAGTAATAAATACGTCTTGGCAGAGTTTTAAGGCCTTTAATTGCTTTTCACTTATCTTGACCTGAAAAAAttcgagtaatttttttaatgaagctaTTATTTGTTTTGGAAACTTTCCTCACTACGTCTCGGAATTGCCCGATTTTTAAGAAACACTCACCCGAAAAATCTAAGAAATATTAACGATTCATTTCAATTTGTATCACCGAGTTATTATTCTCAAGAAATCAagacgctgcccgtgacatgCATTCAAACATTCTTAAAATACGTTGCAGTAATTGTTGAAGTTAATTCTAAATAACGATTTCAGATAAACTGCAAAAAGTTTCTCACAAGAAATTAATACAATAACTGTTGAATGAGGAGATAGGTACCTATGTCCTCTTTCAACGCAGTAACAATATCACtgatgaacaaaaaaaattaactaaattgTAACAGCGATAAAGCTAAAAGTGAACATCTCTTCCATATATGGATCGACGTAGGTATCTTTTTGAGATTGCATTGTTAACACtactttcaataaaaattaaacaaattatgttTATTAATCGACTCTTTAGAAGCATTTTGAGAATGATGATTTCAAATATTTCAGTTGTCCTTCCCCACTCAACAATCTGCTACCTACATTTTAATTCTTTCAATTCTGTATCTGATCAAGCATGAGTTCCGTTTTATTCTGTGAAATCATACtcttatgttaaattttaaaatatcctcGGTAGGTATAACAGAATTATATCACTATTAATGTGATTACGTAAATATGAGAATCCTTGAAATAAGTaaacgaagaaaaaattatttaaacgaTGTGAACATTACCATTATAGATTTCAACGTGGCATGTCATAATCTCACTTTTTAAGATCGTACACCATCTTGTTAAACAACTGGATGTGCCTAGGCCTACCTTTAGTAGTCCCAGAAACAAAATCCTTCTCCTTCATTAAATGTATATTTACTTAACCAACATGGAATAGAATAATTGTCACCATTTACAACAATCTTAAACTCTGTCAAGTCATGTGTTGGTAAAAGCAACTTTTTATCTACCTGGCTGTATAGTCAGTTAAAATATTCCTACGCGAGCTTAACGAAACTGCATTAACTAATTAATTCTTGAAACGTAGACCGTTTCAATTATTTCTGTCGTAaccaacattttattgataaaattcTCGACCCCATGGACTCACCTTTCACGATCTACTGTGTACGTTACCGTACCATATTTTCTGGAaaacaaagtcaaaaaagaAGCGTCGCCtgcagaaaaatttaaaatttggcgctTACCTCTAGGTCAACTTTTGAGTTGGAGTTGGAAATTCCTACTACCACAAATAAGTACTCTGTTTGTAAACAGGTTTGTATAAGAATCAGTTTGATCATCTTGGCTCAGTGGCGAGTGACTTAGCGCCGAGACTATTTTGAAACGGAGCAGTCCCATTGTGAAGTGCCCAAAGTGTCAAAGTCGCATGAAGAAAACTCCCGAGAAAATCGACAACGTTTGAGGTAGGCGCAGAAAAATTCGTTACCTTGACAGAGGACAGGAAAATACCGTGCAAAACTAGTTTGATGAACATTGTTCAATCCAAcgcattaaaataataataattataattgcTAATTAAGCTGTGCCGTTACTCGTTGCGAGATTCGACCAAAAAAGGCTTTTGTGCGCGCTATTCGTTTCCACGAATCCAATTTTCTTCGAAATCGCTTCCAAATAATGTTTCACTGATAACATTCTGATGAGGTCAAAGCATATCCAATAATTGTTGCGTTCTAACGTGGAACAATATTTACTCTTGGAGATAATAGTCGTTTAAACCGACTCTAGTCGTCCTAATTACTGGGTGATTCCGTAAAATAATTGCCTCCGAACCGGAAACGCTTCTAGAATAAAGAAGTGTTTGCGTGAACATCAATTCCGCTAATGTATgtgtttttatcatttttttctaattggcaattttgtttttctacaCTGGAACTTGTTTTCGtccaaattaataaaataattctgctGATAATTAAATCACGAGTGATGTAGTTCGCAAAAAACGCATACATCTAAATTCCTGGAAGGTGTGTTCATATGTTGACCGCGAGGAAAAAAGGAAaatcgtttttaaaaattaagtaatcGCTCAAGGACACCGCTTCCTCGCCTGTTTACCGTCGTTAGACGTTTGACTGTTTTCAGTTCACCATGTTTGCACTGATCTCGCTCCTGGTCCTCACCAGCTCGCTGGCATCCTCTCAGAATCCGTCACCGTGCCCAGAACTCTTCTCGTACGAACCTCGCGGACAAGAGGAAGACCGCTGGTACGGAGTCATACGTCTGCAAAGCCGCGAAGACCTCGACGGTGTTTGGTTGAAGATCACGCTCGACAGGCCGGCCGAGCTTTTAGGGGTACGAAGTCATCAGACACTTTAATAGAGTAAAACAGTCCGAAAAGTAACAGTTCTGGTCCAGACACGCGTTTGAAGTTTCACGGTCTGCTTGACTCATCTCTTTCCAGAACTGGTTCG contains:
- the wbl gene encoding protein windbeutel, with the protein product MYLWSYFLGSIVILSTLTNPGEACRGCVSLDEYNFDKIISRFDAVLIKFDVAYPYGEKHDVFTKLAEEVAKSSDLILAEVGVKDYGDKENEPLALKYGITKDDLPAVRLFLKDKPHVEFSKTAEWTLDNLRNLIKDNTDIYIGLPGCLEKFDKLALEFINSDNKQKKLEEAEQVAGVADQDDKSTANVYVKFMKKIVEVGTSFVTQEFGRLSKILKEGKVTDKKKIELGNRLNILRSFSLPKDEL
- the Rilpl gene encoding RILP-like protein homolog isoform X2; translated protein: MPRIKYHIIPDKMEEDNDLGGEITVVDVYDIASDIGKECEKIIDQYGADAVTSLMPKVISALELLENLATRNERENTQLNDLRSKISQLENDKLEKAEYRQKFEKELEVIEEQWRAETKELLAVVSRLQEENRRLAKDASPSHQPLSPTLQHGNGDVLQKLKDSVEKQRDEIRIKDKLLQDKCCDIDNLKSQVERLNSTSRELRRKHKLFQSQVRTLCEERADFLVQLQDQQRDIMGLRQRLGLAQKENEDLTKCDPPIPSNKAVYDLDDPNRPRFTTQELKDILHERNELKARVSDLEDELETYRPKNKSETIAKLFPFMEKIENACDNILSSKQPVDEDAPVQGPLPYEPDDAPWKKCSESGIRKFFRKIFSEGGSGGGFPRRSLSTLSKMALSATNEPVPV
- the Rilpl gene encoding RILP-like protein homolog isoform X3, which encodes MPRIKYHIIPDKMEEDNDLGGEITVVDVYDIASDIGKECEKIIDQYGADAVTSLMPKVISALELLENLATRNERENTQLNDLRSKISQLENDKLEKAEYRQKFEKELEVIEEQWRAETKELLAVVSRLQEENRRLAKDASPSHQPLSPTLQHGNGDVLQKLKDSVEKQRDEIRIKDKLLQDKCCDIDNLKSQVERLNSTSRELRRKHKLFQSQVRTLCEERADFLVQLQDQQRDIMGLRQRLGLAQKENEDLTKCDPPIPSNKAVYDLDDPNRPRFTTQELKDILHERNELKARVSDLEDELETYRPKNKSETPVDEDAPVQGPLPYEPDDAPWKKCSESGIRKLYFPKAVAGAVFLGVAYQPSRRWLCQLLTNRFLFNDNLTVLLPRIEIDLAGNVHHSL
- the Rilpl gene encoding RILP-like protein homolog isoform X1 — its product is MPRIKYHIIPDKMEEDNDLGGEITVVDVYDIASDIGKECEKIIDQYGADAVTSLMPKVISALELLENLATRNERENTQLNDLRSKISQLENDKLEKAEYRQKFEKELEVIEEQWRAETKELLAVVSRLQEENRRLAKDASPSHQPLSPTLQHGNGDVLQKLKDSVEKQRDEIRIKDKLLQDKCCDIDNLKSQVERLNSTSRELRRKHKLFQSQVRTLCEERADFLVQLQDQQRDIMGLRQRLGLAQKENEDLTKCDPPIPSNKAVYDLDDPNRPRFTTQELKDILHERNELKARVSDLEDELETYRPKNKSETIAKLFPFMEKIENACDNILSSKQPVDEDAPVQGPLPYEPDDAPWKKCSESGIRKLYFPKAVAGAVFLGVAYQPSRRWLCQLLTNRFLFNDNLTVLLPRIEIDLAGNVHHSL
- the Rilpl gene encoding RILP-like protein homolog isoform X4, with amino-acid sequence MPRIKYHIIPDKMEEDNDLGGEITVVDVYDIASDIGKECEKIIDQYGADAVTSLMPKVISALELLENLATRNERENTQLNDLRSKISQLENDKLEKAEYRQKFEKELEVIEEQWRAETKELLAVVSRLQEENRRLAKDASPSHQPLSPTLQHGNGDVLQKLKDSVEKQRDEIRIKDKLLQDKCCDIDNLKSQVERLNSTSRELRRKHKLFQSQVRTLCEERADFLVQLQDQQRDIMGLRQRLGLAQKENEDLTKCDPPIPSNKAVYDLDDPNRPRFTTQELKDILHERNELKARVSDLEDELETYRPKNKSETPVDEDAPVQGPLPYEPDDAPWKKCSESGIRKFFRKIFSEGGSGGGFPRRSLSTLSKMALSATNEPVPV